One Halorientalis litorea DNA segment encodes these proteins:
- a CDS encoding DUF7269 family protein, translated as MIRTTLVVALGAVALALAALAGFAPGLLPGPVRSVLADVPAVESLGRVASLVAVATAGRWLWASSSDSLPPMPTNDDVEAHGPVAGDAFDRHLSDAGAVGEQTAEAEARVRSDLRRLAIDVYEQAARCDRSTAALAVESGTWTDDPAAAAFVGGPEAPSVPWRVWVRDALSDEGPFHRQTVRTLRAIDALGDDTAREGADTPDTDPDAVAADGSADTTEGHR; from the coding sequence ATGATTCGGACGACACTCGTCGTCGCCCTCGGTGCGGTCGCACTCGCGCTGGCCGCACTCGCCGGGTTCGCCCCGGGTCTGCTCCCGGGACCCGTCCGGTCGGTACTGGCGGACGTTCCTGCCGTCGAGTCACTCGGGCGCGTCGCGTCCCTCGTCGCGGTCGCTACCGCCGGTCGATGGCTGTGGGCGTCGAGCTCCGACTCACTGCCGCCGATGCCCACGAACGACGACGTCGAAGCTCACGGCCCAGTCGCCGGCGACGCGTTCGACAGACACCTCTCGGACGCCGGTGCCGTCGGCGAACAGACCGCCGAGGCCGAGGCCCGAGTCCGGTCGGACCTCCGACGCCTCGCTATCGACGTGTACGAACAGGCCGCCCGCTGTGACCGGTCGACGGCCGCCCTCGCGGTCGAATCCGGCACGTGGACTGACGACCCTGCCGCGGCGGCGTTCGTCGGCGGCCCGGAGGCCCCGTCCGTGCCGTGGCGCGTCTGGGTCCGGGACGCGCTCTCGGACGAGGGGCCGTTCCACAGACAGACGGTTCGGACGCTCCGGGCCATCGACGCGCTCGGTGACGACACCGCACGGGAGGGGGCCGACACGCCCGACACCGACCCGGACGCCGTCGCCGCCGACGGCTCCGCCGACACGACGGAGGGACACCGATGA
- a CDS encoding transglutaminase domain-containing protein, with protein sequence MSSEDGSAIHGTAHIAVVLLAAAGLLLSAAVLPGGGGGTPQSPASDGLPGSSPGDASLPGGSGTGGDSFVSGLFGRLPSSSSSAGSGFGGAGDGGSFGALEAGPQTGVGSTSDGVSQSLRSQSLTPHFLVQSPEPGYWRARAYATYTGSGWDAGLSGETRSLPASPTADTDGRRTVEQRYTLRKPAQVLPAMWQPTDIDASFADGVTVTDRGALRAPGRLPANTTYTVESSVPMRDEARLRDAGTGYPNRVGFRYRSVPDSVPDRVAERTAEITADADTPYETAVAIEEWLEANRRYSLDASHDGGDVVDQFLFEMDAGYCEYFATSMTVMLRTQGIPARYAVGYSTGQPQGNDTYLVRGMNAHAWVEVYFPDTGWVRFDPTPGRDRLSSESEALQQAAQSGSTGGATGEDTGDSADGGDSAGESETDTQSTDGPDGDDGTNTDSYDHAETGSPGETFDSAGTAYRISLAADPVPGRPVPVRVEREGDPVANAAVTFDGRPVGTTNASGMLRGPVPYASAVTVNATDPAGDADGASRVFDLPTDITIETRGQTDPGESVTVAATIADVPVADANVTLDGNSVGRTDAAGERSVTLPVNETATVAVTRGAASGNRTLRLADVRVNTSGFALPGLSVTVTVTDGGRPVEGATLTVGDATAETGADGRASVGLPVATGATLTAETPAGLTRTVPVHYRFGTAGALVALVLALAAAGAWLWRRADIAGRPFHRQIAVTLRRLPGRAVAALIALAVRGERFARDATVRLGHVRTALRDILRRVSSLRAIGVPSRPTLSLPAVGTVPGRIWAAVAGLVAALTATAARVRPSALDATDATVERETPAADDTPDAADATATVRRAWREFETRVPVADTTTKTPGELARRAVAAGYPRSAVRRLRDAVRAVEYGNRDASEYVDDVTEAERELADADDDPTLTDGGGSR encoded by the coding sequence ATGTCTTCCGAAGACGGGTCTGCTATCCACGGAACGGCACACATCGCGGTCGTTCTCCTCGCCGCCGCCGGGCTATTACTGAGTGCTGCTGTCCTCCCCGGGGGCGGTGGGGGCACGCCTCAGTCGCCTGCATCGGACGGCCTCCCGGGGAGCAGTCCGGGGGATGCGTCGCTGCCGGGCGGGTCCGGTACGGGCGGTGATTCGTTCGTTTCCGGACTGTTCGGCCGACTGCCGTCGAGTAGCTCTTCTGCTGGCAGCGGTTTCGGGGGGGCCGGCGACGGCGGGTCGTTCGGCGCGCTCGAAGCGGGGCCACAGACCGGTGTCGGCTCCACGTCCGATGGTGTGAGCCAGAGTCTCCGAAGTCAGTCCTTGACGCCTCACTTCCTCGTGCAGAGTCCGGAACCGGGGTACTGGCGAGCGCGCGCGTACGCGACGTACACGGGGTCCGGGTGGGACGCGGGCCTGAGCGGCGAGACACGCTCGCTGCCCGCGTCTCCGACCGCCGACACCGACGGCCGCCGGACCGTCGAACAGCGGTACACCCTACGCAAACCCGCGCAGGTACTCCCCGCGATGTGGCAGCCCACGGACATCGACGCGTCCTTCGCAGACGGCGTCACGGTGACCGACCGCGGCGCGCTTCGGGCACCGGGACGACTCCCGGCGAACACTACCTACACCGTCGAGAGTAGCGTCCCGATGCGGGACGAAGCGCGCCTCCGCGACGCGGGGACCGGCTACCCCAACCGCGTCGGGTTCCGGTACCGGAGTGTCCCGGACTCGGTGCCTGACCGCGTCGCCGAGCGGACCGCCGAGATAACCGCCGACGCCGACACGCCCTACGAGACGGCCGTCGCCATCGAGGAGTGGCTCGAAGCCAATCGGCGGTACTCGCTCGACGCCAGTCACGACGGCGGCGACGTGGTCGACCAGTTCCTCTTCGAGATGGACGCGGGCTACTGCGAGTACTTCGCCACGTCGATGACCGTCATGCTCCGCACACAGGGGATTCCGGCGCGCTACGCCGTCGGCTACTCCACCGGCCAACCGCAGGGGAACGACACCTACCTCGTCCGCGGCATGAACGCCCACGCGTGGGTCGAAGTGTACTTCCCGGACACCGGATGGGTCCGCTTCGACCCGACCCCGGGCCGCGACCGACTGTCCTCCGAGTCCGAGGCCCTCCAACAGGCCGCACAGAGCGGCTCCACCGGTGGGGCCACCGGCGAGGACACGGGCGACTCCGCCGACGGGGGCGACTCCGCTGGCGAGTCGGAGACGGACACGCAATCAACCGACGGACCCGACGGTGACGACGGGACGAACACCGACAGCTACGACCACGCCGAAACCGGCAGTCCGGGCGAGACGTTCGACTCGGCGGGCACAGCCTACCGAATCTCGCTCGCCGCCGACCCAGTCCCGGGGCGTCCGGTTCCGGTCCGCGTCGAACGTGAGGGTGACCCCGTGGCGAACGCCGCGGTGACGTTCGACGGCCGTCCGGTCGGGACAACGAACGCGTCGGGGATGCTCCGCGGACCGGTCCCGTACGCGAGTGCGGTCACGGTCAACGCCACCGACCCAGCCGGGGACGCCGACGGCGCGAGCCGCGTGTTCGACCTTCCGACCGACATCACCATCGAGACGCGCGGCCAGACGGACCCCGGCGAGTCCGTGACCGTCGCCGCGACCATCGCCGACGTACCGGTCGCCGACGCGAACGTTACCCTCGACGGCAACAGCGTCGGCCGGACGGACGCGGCGGGTGAACGCTCGGTGACGCTACCCGTGAACGAGACGGCCACGGTCGCCGTCACGCGCGGTGCGGCGTCCGGAAACCGGACGCTCCGCCTCGCCGACGTTCGGGTGAACACGTCCGGGTTCGCGCTGCCCGGCTTGTCGGTGACGGTGACAGTGACCGACGGCGGCCGTCCGGTCGAGGGGGCGACCCTGACCGTCGGGGACGCGACGGCCGAGACGGGTGCCGACGGCCGGGCTAGCGTGGGTCTGCCGGTCGCGACGGGCGCGACGCTGACCGCCGAGACGCCCGCGGGACTGACCCGGACCGTGCCGGTCCACTACCGGTTCGGTACCGCCGGCGCGCTGGTCGCCCTCGTCCTCGCGCTCGCCGCCGCGGGGGCGTGGCTGTGGCGACGCGCCGACATCGCCGGTCGGCCGTTCCACCGACAGATCGCCGTCACACTCCGCCGACTGCCGGGCAGGGCCGTCGCCGCGCTGATTGCCCTCGCGGTCCGTGGCGAACGCTTCGCTCGCGATGCCACCGTTCGCCTCGGCCACGTCCGGACCGCACTTCGGGACATCCTCCGACGGGTCTCCTCGCTCCGTGCTATCGGGGTTCCGTCCCGCCCGACACTCTCGCTGCCGGCGGTCGGGACAGTTCCCGGACGGATATGGGCCGCGGTGGCCGGTCTCGTGGCCGCGCTGACGGCGACGGCCGCCCGCGTTCGCCCGTCCGCACTCGACGCCACCGACGCGACAGTCGAACGTGAGACGCCCGCGGCCGACGACACGCCCGACGCCGCCGACGCGACGGCGACGGTACGGCGAGCGTGGCGCGAGTTCGAGACACGGGTGCCGGTCGCCGACACCACGACGAAGACGCCCGGGGAACTCGCGCGGCGTGCGGTCGCCGCTGGCTACCCCCGCTCGGCAGTCCGGCGGCTCCGTGACGCCGTCCGTGCCGTCGAGTACGGCAACCGGGACGCGAGCGAGTACGTCGACGACGTGACCGAGGCCGAACGCGAACTCGCCGACGCGGACGACGACCCGACGCTCACCGACGGTGGGGGTAGCCGATGA